The Nocardioides humi genome includes a region encoding these proteins:
- a CDS encoding GNAT family N-acetyltransferase, protein MSDARPGDAPRGAPRERMVVGVPGRAWPNELISGTDPVVRLRPIVSSDARAWRAARRRNALWLGPWDATAPPGSDARPTSFRTLVKRLRKAARHGTTYPFVVEVDGVFAGQVSVNNIVRGSAQFASVGYWIDQQFAGRGVIPRAVAMVIDHCFFLGGLHRIEICIRPENTNSLRVVEKLGIREIGYAPYFLHIDGQWRDHRIFAVTREEAPRGVLIRLDESARGDS, encoded by the coding sequence TTGAGTGACGCCCGGCCCGGCGACGCACCACGGGGGGCTCCGCGGGAGCGCATGGTCGTCGGCGTACCCGGCCGCGCCTGGCCCAACGAGCTGATCTCCGGCACCGATCCCGTCGTCCGGCTCCGCCCGATCGTGAGCAGCGACGCCCGGGCCTGGCGCGCCGCGCGTCGCCGCAACGCGCTCTGGCTCGGCCCCTGGGACGCCACCGCCCCGCCCGGCTCCGACGCCCGGCCGACGTCCTTCCGCACGCTGGTCAAGCGGCTGCGCAAGGCCGCCCGGCACGGGACGACGTACCCGTTCGTGGTGGAGGTCGACGGCGTCTTCGCCGGCCAGGTCAGCGTCAACAACATCGTGCGCGGCTCGGCGCAGTTCGCGTCGGTGGGGTACTGGATCGACCAGCAGTTCGCCGGCCGCGGCGTCATCCCGCGCGCGGTGGCGATGGTGATCGACCACTGCTTCTTCCTCGGCGGCCTGCACCGGATCGAGATCTGCATCCGCCCCGAGAACACCAACTCCCTGCGCGTCGTGGAGAAGCTCGGCATCCGCGAGATCGGCTACGCGCCGTACTTCCTGCACATCGACGGCCAGTGGCGCGACCACCGCATCTTCGCCGTCACCCGCGAGGAGGCCCCCCGCGGCGTCCTCATCCGCCTCGACGAATCTGCCCGGGGTGACTCCTAG
- the moaC gene encoding cyclic pyranopterin monophosphate synthase MoaC: protein MADEQARLTHVDAAGAARMVDVSAKDVTRRVATASGRVLVSPEVVGLLRGEGVPKGDALAVARIAGIMGAKQTPALVPLCHPLSISGVTVDLSVADDAVEIAATVRTTDRTGVEMEALTAVSVAALTVVDMVKAVDKGAVITDVRVETKTGGKSGDWAR, encoded by the coding sequence ATGGCTGACGAGCAGGCCCGGCTGACCCACGTCGACGCCGCGGGCGCGGCGCGGATGGTCGACGTGTCGGCCAAGGACGTGACCCGGCGGGTCGCGACGGCGTCGGGACGGGTGCTCGTGTCGCCCGAGGTCGTGGGACTGCTGCGCGGCGAGGGCGTGCCGAAGGGCGACGCGCTCGCGGTCGCGCGGATCGCCGGGATCATGGGCGCCAAGCAGACGCCCGCGCTCGTGCCGCTGTGCCATCCGCTGTCGATCTCCGGCGTCACCGTGGACCTGTCGGTCGCCGACGACGCCGTCGAGATCGCCGCCACGGTCAGGACGACCGACCGCACCGGCGTCGAGATGGAGGCGCTCACCGCCGTCTCCGTCGCCGCGCTCACCGTCGTCGACATGGTCAAGGCAGTCGACAAGGGCGCGGTCATCACCGACGTCCGGGTGGAGACCAAGACCGGCGGCAAGTCGGGGGACTGGGCGCGATGA
- a CDS encoding phosphotransferase family protein, with amino-acid sequence MSERILEQLERHCRRAWNLPDLHFRGMSVIPEGHSGLTYFIDADGAPDARYVLRLPPPKARHLGPADVVRQGRIMAALRGEGVPVPRVHACGTDPDVLDGTPFLLVEAVDGVRAEIAVADTDSDTLAKATVEVLRRMHAVPVERTGLAGEPPADLPAEIDRWSRLMSRAPAELDVFGARLAQRLRDTCPPEEPPTLVHGDFTYGNILYRGGAVAAVIDWEIASIGQPLIDLGSLCTVAKRVEFPRDPNPSGAVEARPEQLMEWYGADSAVTGWFVALSYFKYASIQAYNLGLHRSGKRPDPIYDLLPETIEGLQRAAFDLVR; translated from the coding sequence GTGAGCGAGCGCATCCTCGAGCAGTTGGAGCGTCACTGCCGTCGTGCCTGGAACCTGCCGGATCTGCACTTCCGCGGTATGAGCGTCATTCCGGAAGGACACTCGGGCCTGACCTACTTCATCGATGCCGACGGCGCTCCGGACGCGCGCTACGTGCTCAGGCTGCCGCCGCCCAAGGCCCGCCATCTGGGACCGGCCGATGTCGTGCGCCAGGGACGCATCATGGCCGCACTGCGCGGTGAGGGGGTGCCCGTGCCACGCGTGCATGCCTGCGGCACCGATCCGGATGTTCTCGACGGCACGCCGTTTCTGCTTGTGGAGGCCGTCGACGGGGTCCGCGCGGAGATCGCCGTCGCGGATACTGACAGTGACACCCTGGCCAAGGCCACGGTCGAGGTTCTCCGGCGGATGCACGCCGTGCCGGTCGAGCGTACGGGCCTGGCTGGCGAACCGCCCGCCGACCTTCCGGCCGAGATCGATCGGTGGAGCAGGCTGATGTCGCGGGCGCCAGCCGAGCTCGACGTCTTCGGCGCCCGGCTCGCGCAGCGGCTGCGTGACACCTGCCCTCCCGAGGAGCCGCCGACGCTGGTGCACGGTGACTTCACCTACGGCAACATCCTCTACCGCGGCGGGGCGGTGGCCGCCGTGATCGACTGGGAGATCGCGAGCATCGGACAACCTCTCATCGATCTGGGATCCTTGTGCACCGTCGCCAAACGCGTGGAGTTTCCCCGCGACCCGAACCCCAGCGGCGCTGTGGAGGCCCGCCCCGAACAGCTGATGGAGTGGTACGGCGCGGATTCCGCCGTGACCGGGTGGTTCGTGGCTCTGAGCTACTTCAAATACGCCTCCATCCAGGCCTACAACCTCGGCCTCCACCGATCCGGCAAGCGACCGGACCCCATCTACGACCTGCTACCCGAGACCATCGAGGGGCTCCAGCGAGCCGCCTTCGATCTGGTGCGATGA
- the glp gene encoding gephyrin-like molybdotransferase Glp — MTDAVVGATVEDHRRRILAGVEPLGRSDTVPLGEALGRVLAADVVATLSVPPFDHAAMDGFAVRAAEVAAPPVELPVAGVVAAGDDAPPLPRGAALRIMTGAPVPPGADLVVPFEWTSGTDPVRVLRTADAGRHVRCEGEDVRAGESALAAGTLLGPAQLGLLTSVGAASVAVRPRVRLAVVSTGAELVEGQVPDSNSPTLLAAGRAAGADAVAYGPAPDDPAGFRAQLTAAVEAADVVVTTGGISAGDHDVVKAALADEDGFWFGPVAMKPGRPQGCGALAAADGRRVPVVTLPGTPIAAYAGFLLYVVPLLHALAGSPWRPVTAPLAAPVPAGDRTVLLPGVLDDDGRIRPLPGHAGHSQRLLAAADALLVVPPTGRLVPAGTPVEVLASVGSPVGSPV, encoded by the coding sequence ATGACTGACGCTGTGGTCGGGGCGACGGTCGAGGACCATCGCCGACGGATCCTGGCCGGTGTGGAACCGCTGGGCCGGAGCGACACCGTACCGCTGGGGGAGGCGCTGGGCCGGGTGCTCGCCGCGGACGTCGTGGCCACGCTGTCGGTGCCGCCCTTCGACCACGCGGCGATGGACGGCTTCGCGGTCCGGGCCGCCGAGGTCGCGGCGCCGCCCGTGGAGCTGCCCGTCGCCGGCGTCGTCGCCGCCGGGGACGACGCGCCGCCGCTGCCTCGCGGGGCGGCGCTGCGGATCATGACCGGCGCGCCGGTGCCGCCCGGCGCCGACCTGGTCGTCCCCTTCGAGTGGACCAGCGGCACCGACCCGGTCCGGGTCCTGCGGACCGCCGACGCCGGCCGGCACGTGCGGTGCGAGGGCGAGGACGTGCGGGCGGGGGAGAGCGCCCTGGCCGCCGGCACCCTGCTCGGGCCCGCCCAGCTCGGCCTGCTCACCTCCGTCGGCGCCGCCTCGGTCGCCGTGCGCCCCCGGGTCCGGCTGGCCGTCGTCTCGACCGGCGCCGAGCTGGTCGAGGGGCAGGTGCCCGACAGCAACTCGCCCACCCTGCTGGCCGCCGGCCGGGCCGCGGGCGCCGACGCAGTGGCGTACGGACCGGCGCCCGACGACCCCGCCGGGTTCCGTGCCCAGCTCACGGCGGCCGTCGAGGCGGCCGACGTCGTCGTCACCACGGGCGGCATCTCCGCCGGCGACCACGACGTCGTCAAGGCCGCGCTGGCGGACGAGGACGGCTTCTGGTTCGGTCCGGTCGCGATGAAGCCCGGCCGACCCCAGGGCTGCGGCGCGCTCGCTGCCGCCGACGGCCGGCGGGTCCCGGTCGTGACGCTGCCGGGCACCCCGATCGCGGCGTACGCCGGCTTCCTGCTGTACGTCGTCCCGCTGCTGCACGCGCTCGCCGGCTCCCCGTGGCGGCCGGTCACCGCGCCCCTGGCCGCGCCGGTCCCCGCCGGCGACCGGACGGTGCTGCTGCCCGGCGTGCTCGACGACGACGGCCGGATCCGTCCCCTGCCCGGGCACGCCGGTCACTCGCAGCGGCTGCTCGCCGCGGCGGACGCGTTGCTCGTCGTCCCGCCAACCGGGAGGCTGGTGCCCGCGGGCACGCCCGTCGAGGTGCTGGCGTCCGTAGGCAGCCCTGTGGGGAGCCCCGTATGA
- a CDS encoding 2-oxoacid:ferredoxin oxidoreductase subunit beta — protein sequence MPAHHTAGTALVPRLAEGQTQTGKDFSSDQEVRWCPGCGDYAVLKAVQSFLPDLGLARENIVFVSGIGCSSRFPYYLDTYGMHSIHGRAPSIATGIAVAREDLSVWVVTGDGDALSIGGNHLIHALRRNVNITILLFNNRIYGLTKGQYSPTSEVGKITKSTPTGSLDHPFNPVSLALGAEATFVARTIDSDRKHLTNVLAAAAAHRGTSLVEIYQNCPIFNDGAFDTLKGMGEHKDTKEHAIIPLVHGQPITFGTRDKTTGPLNGLGDKALVRSAAGGVEVADTTSVPIEQIIVHDAQNPDPSTAFAISRLTDAGYLNRSPIGIFRQVQRPTYDDQARAQVATASETATTHGSPEERLTALINAGDTWTID from the coding sequence ATGCCCGCACATCACACGGCGGGCACCGCTCTGGTGCCCCGGCTGGCCGAGGGCCAGACCCAGACCGGCAAGGACTTCTCCAGCGACCAAGAAGTCCGCTGGTGCCCCGGCTGCGGCGACTACGCCGTCCTCAAAGCCGTCCAGTCCTTCCTCCCCGACCTCGGACTAGCTCGGGAGAACATCGTCTTCGTCTCCGGGATCGGCTGCTCCTCGAGGTTCCCCTACTACCTCGACACCTACGGCATGCACTCCATCCACGGCCGCGCCCCCTCCATCGCCACCGGCATCGCAGTAGCCCGCGAAGACCTCTCCGTATGGGTCGTCACCGGCGACGGCGACGCCCTGTCCATCGGCGGCAACCACCTCATCCACGCCCTACGCCGCAACGTCAACATCACCATCCTGCTGTTCAACAACCGCATCTACGGCCTCACCAAAGGCCAATACTCACCCACCTCCGAAGTCGGGAAGATCACCAAATCCACCCCCACCGGATCCCTCGACCACCCCTTCAACCCCGTCTCCCTCGCCCTCGGCGCCGAAGCCACCTTCGTCGCCCGCACCATCGACTCCGACCGCAAACACCTCACCAACGTCCTCGCCGCAGCCGCCGCCCACCGCGGCACCAGCCTGGTCGAGATCTACCAGAACTGCCCCATCTTCAACGACGGCGCCTTCGACACCCTCAAGGGCATGGGCGAGCACAAAGACACCAAGGAACACGCGATCATCCCGCTGGTCCACGGCCAGCCCATCACCTTCGGCACCCGCGACAAGACCACCGGCCCACTCAACGGACTCGGCGACAAGGCCCTGGTCCGCAGCGCCGCGGGCGGAGTCGAGGTCGCCGACACCACATCCGTCCCGATCGAGCAGATCATCGTCCACGACGCACAGAACCCCGACCCGTCCACCGCGTTCGCGATCTCACGGCTCACCGACGCCGGCTACCTCAACCGCAGCCCCATCGGCATCTTCCGCCAGGTCCAGCGACCGACCTACGACGACCAGGCCCGCGCCCAGGTCGCCACCGCCAGCGAGACCGCCACCACCCACGGCAGCCCCGAGGAACGCCTCACCGCCCTCATCAACGCCGGCGACACCTGGACCATCGACTGA
- a CDS encoding MogA/MoaB family molybdenum cofactor biosynthesis protein codes for MSPALPAVVVVASNRAAAGVYDDTTGPLIVSALRSWGFSVGEPVVRPDGEPVGAAIALAVRDGARVVLTTGGTGLTPTDRTPEVTRPLLDREVPGLAEAIRAAGVAKGVPTAVLSRGLAGVAGQALVVNLPGSRGGVKDALAVLEPVLVHAVEQIVGSDH; via the coding sequence ATGAGCCCGGCCCTGCCCGCGGTGGTCGTGGTGGCGTCCAACCGGGCCGCCGCGGGGGTGTACGACGACACCACGGGCCCGCTGATCGTGTCGGCGCTGCGCTCGTGGGGCTTCTCGGTGGGAGAGCCCGTGGTGCGCCCGGACGGCGAGCCGGTGGGTGCGGCGATCGCGCTCGCCGTACGCGACGGTGCGCGGGTCGTGCTCACCACCGGCGGCACCGGCCTCACCCCGACCGACCGCACCCCCGAGGTGACCCGCCCCCTGCTCGACCGCGAGGTCCCGGGCCTGGCCGAGGCGATCCGGGCCGCGGGCGTCGCGAAGGGCGTGCCGACCGCCGTGCTCTCGCGCGGGCTCGCGGGCGTGGCGGGGCAGGCGCTCGTGGTCAACCTGCCGGGCTCGCGCGGCGGGGTGAAGGACGCGCTCGCCGTCCTCGAGCCGGTGCTGGTGCACGCCGTCGAGCAGATCGTCGGGAGCGACCATTGA
- a CDS encoding acyl-CoA dehydrogenase family protein, producing the protein MDFDIEPEWEEQLAWMREFMREEIFPLEVLDASREVTLAIIAQLQERVKERGLWAAHLPPSLGGQGFGQLRLALMHEILGASHWGPLVFGNQAPESGNMELIALAGTEAQKEEWLYPSLRGELYSGFSMTEPQAGSDPTRLVTRAELDADEWVINGHKWYTGHGYVADFCIVMAVTDPDAPPHERASMIIVPKGTPGFRPARNIPNLHDIPDHPLEFGESEVFYEDCRVPVTNLLGERGQGFALAQARLGPGRIHHCMRWLGQARRAFDMLCERALQRETFGGPLAEKQTVQNWIADSAAEMQAARLMTLHAAWEIDRVGAKAAKADISMIKFFGARVLHDVIDRSLQVHGSLGYSDDMPLAMMYRRARAARIYDGPDEVHRLTVARHMLRRYETNQDLWPREHIPTRRERARELYAAQLAGQPSSGLHAP; encoded by the coding sequence ATGGACTTCGACATCGAGCCGGAGTGGGAAGAGCAACTCGCGTGGATGCGGGAGTTCATGCGTGAGGAGATCTTCCCGCTGGAGGTGCTGGACGCCAGCCGAGAGGTCACGCTGGCCATCATCGCGCAGCTCCAGGAGCGCGTGAAGGAACGCGGCCTGTGGGCAGCGCACCTACCGCCGTCCCTCGGCGGACAGGGCTTCGGGCAGCTGCGGCTGGCCCTGATGCACGAGATCCTGGGGGCCAGCCATTGGGGCCCTCTCGTCTTCGGCAACCAGGCGCCGGAGTCGGGGAACATGGAGCTGATCGCCCTCGCGGGCACCGAGGCGCAGAAGGAGGAGTGGCTCTACCCCTCGTTGCGCGGTGAGCTCTACTCGGGGTTCTCGATGACTGAGCCGCAGGCCGGGTCGGACCCGACCCGCCTCGTCACGCGCGCCGAGCTGGACGCCGACGAGTGGGTCATCAACGGGCACAAGTGGTACACCGGGCACGGGTACGTCGCCGACTTCTGCATCGTGATGGCCGTCACCGACCCCGATGCTCCACCTCACGAGCGGGCGTCCATGATCATCGTCCCCAAGGGCACTCCTGGGTTCCGCCCCGCCCGCAACATCCCTAACCTGCACGACATCCCTGACCACCCGCTGGAGTTCGGCGAGTCCGAGGTCTTCTACGAGGATTGCCGAGTGCCGGTGACGAACCTGCTGGGCGAGCGTGGCCAGGGCTTCGCGCTCGCCCAGGCTCGGCTGGGGCCGGGTCGCATCCACCACTGCATGCGTTGGCTCGGCCAGGCACGGCGAGCCTTCGACATGCTCTGCGAGCGCGCCCTGCAGCGGGAGACTTTCGGCGGGCCCCTGGCTGAGAAGCAGACCGTGCAGAACTGGATCGCCGACTCTGCCGCCGAGATGCAGGCGGCTCGTCTGATGACACTGCATGCCGCGTGGGAGATCGACCGTGTCGGCGCCAAGGCCGCCAAGGCGGATATCTCGATGATCAAGTTCTTCGGGGCTAGGGTCCTCCACGATGTGATCGACCGGTCCCTCCAGGTTCACGGCTCGCTTGGCTACTCCGACGACATGCCGTTGGCGATGATGTACCGACGCGCCCGCGCGGCCCGGATCTACGACGGCCCCGACGAGGTCCACCGACTGACCGTCGCGCGGCACATGCTGCGGCGCTACGAGACCAACCAGGATCTCTGGCCGCGCGAGCACATCCCCACCCGGCGTGAGCGGGCACGGGAGCTGTACGCCGCGCAACTCGCCGGTCAGCCTTCCTCGGGACTCCACGCGCCGTGA
- a CDS encoding enoyl-CoA hydratase/isomerase family protein encodes MVATGGELSEPSPNGATPPAPAADAATPRVATLLHDESSPGATVEMVLARQLGPLLHIELARPEKLNALSPAMGRQLRAIVESGAADPTVRGILLTGRGRGFCSGADISGPATTGPDGVVDASRHLDEIFHPLILTLREAGKPIVAGLRGPCVGIGLAIALACDLIVMSDTSYLMVPFVRIGLGLDGGLAAQVTDRVGLTRASELLMLGERLDSATALDWGLVNKVVPDDELDHVVTTLATTLAEGPTVALASIKQALLAASTPDFASHLALEARLQRETGRSEDYRLGREAFQDRSAVRFTGR; translated from the coding sequence ATGGTCGCTACCGGCGGGGAGCTTTCCGAGCCGAGCCCAAACGGCGCAACGCCGCCTGCGCCGGCCGCTGACGCCGCGACACCTCGTGTGGCGACCTTGCTCCACGACGAGTCGAGCCCGGGGGCGACCGTCGAGATGGTTCTCGCCCGTCAGCTGGGGCCACTGCTTCATATCGAGCTCGCTCGACCCGAGAAGCTCAACGCGTTGTCGCCCGCGATGGGGCGGCAGCTGCGCGCGATCGTCGAGTCGGGCGCGGCCGACCCGACAGTGCGGGGGATCCTGCTCACCGGAAGGGGGCGTGGATTCTGCAGCGGAGCGGATATCTCTGGGCCGGCTACCACCGGACCCGACGGAGTGGTGGACGCCTCGCGCCATCTCGATGAGATCTTTCATCCGCTCATCCTGACCCTGCGCGAGGCCGGCAAGCCGATCGTGGCGGGGCTCCGAGGGCCGTGCGTCGGCATCGGGCTCGCTATCGCGCTCGCCTGCGACCTGATCGTCATGTCCGACACCAGCTATCTCATGGTGCCCTTCGTACGCATCGGCCTCGGCCTCGACGGAGGTCTGGCCGCCCAGGTCACCGACCGCGTCGGCCTGACTCGGGCCTCGGAGCTGCTCATGCTGGGCGAACGCCTCGACTCCGCCACCGCGCTCGACTGGGGACTGGTCAACAAGGTCGTCCCGGACGATGAGCTCGATCACGTGGTCACGACGCTGGCGACCACTCTTGCGGAGGGGCCGACGGTGGCGCTCGCGAGCATCAAGCAGGCGCTGTTGGCCGCCTCGACGCCCGACTTCGCCTCCCATCTCGCGCTGGAGGCGCGTCTCCAGCGCGAGACAGGGCGATCGGAGGACTACCGCCTGGGGCGCGAGGCCTTCCAGGACCGCAGCGCCGTCAGGTTCACCGGACGGTGA
- a CDS encoding cytochrome P450, whose amino-acid sequence MATSSTGKPMVERDFDYASLKGLTVLRGWDDIAFVLKSPDFIQLKGDLPVIGRPFNKGSLLSLNGHEHLARRRLYSPLFSNESLSYLYHHAARPVIVEALLRVHEQAKDVSSLPSADLAQLVPSMLYRVSAKVAGVDDVETEDQIKDFRAVLGRYAKGVSLEFFEDPESFVDEALAGKAELAERFLKPAVARRAEMVKAFHEGRLEKADLNRDLITLWLLDDEDLLHGRSAAKEEDLLVEFALFLYTASGTTQRLLPHVIQSISDWIAAHPEDADKTTDSAFLRGAIAETLRHHGLPAMLRRAVTDVELPSGTRLSPSELVALDYVDANKDPKVFGDDAGDWNPHRIERNIKGHPWGMSFGGGAHMCIGRRLVTGGDWRKGTTASDRDIDGTVVAIVRALFEAGVRPDVEGESVSHGQAQLSQFDEYVVYPVVFDRLGEFAASVAKSDA is encoded by the coding sequence ATGGCGACATCCAGTACCGGCAAACCCATGGTCGAGCGGGACTTCGACTACGCCAGCCTCAAAGGCCTCACGGTCCTTCGTGGATGGGATGACATCGCGTTCGTGCTCAAGTCGCCGGACTTCATCCAACTCAAGGGCGACCTGCCGGTGATCGGCCGTCCGTTCAACAAAGGCTCCCTGCTGAGCCTCAACGGCCATGAGCATCTCGCCCGGCGCCGCCTCTATTCGCCTCTGTTCTCCAACGAGTCTCTCAGCTACCTCTATCACCATGCCGCCCGGCCGGTCATCGTCGAGGCTCTGCTGCGGGTGCACGAGCAGGCCAAGGATGTGTCCAGTCTGCCGTCGGCGGACCTGGCGCAGCTCGTGCCCTCGATGCTTTACCGCGTGTCCGCCAAGGTTGCGGGTGTCGACGATGTCGAGACGGAGGATCAGATCAAGGACTTCAGGGCGGTGCTCGGCAGGTACGCCAAAGGGGTCTCCCTCGAGTTCTTCGAGGACCCCGAGTCGTTCGTCGATGAGGCTCTTGCCGGAAAGGCAGAGCTCGCCGAGCGGTTCCTCAAGCCTGCCGTTGCGAGGCGGGCGGAGATGGTCAAGGCGTTTCACGAGGGTCGACTCGAGAAGGCCGATCTCAATCGTGATCTGATCACGCTGTGGCTGCTTGACGACGAGGATCTCCTGCACGGGCGGTCTGCGGCGAAGGAGGAGGACCTCCTGGTCGAGTTCGCACTCTTCCTTTACACCGCCAGCGGCACGACCCAGCGTCTCCTGCCGCACGTCATCCAGTCGATCTCCGACTGGATCGCGGCCCATCCTGAGGACGCGGACAAGACGACCGACAGCGCGTTCCTGCGTGGAGCGATCGCTGAGACGCTGCGCCACCACGGCCTTCCCGCCATGCTGCGCCGAGCTGTTACCGACGTCGAACTGCCCAGCGGCACCAGGCTGTCGCCGAGCGAGCTCGTGGCGCTGGACTACGTGGACGCCAATAAGGATCCCAAGGTCTTCGGTGACGACGCTGGAGATTGGAACCCGCATCGCATCGAGCGCAACATCAAGGGGCACCCGTGGGGGATGTCGTTCGGCGGGGGTGCCCATATGTGCATCGGCCGGCGACTCGTCACCGGTGGTGACTGGCGCAAAGGAACGACGGCCTCGGATCGCGACATCGACGGCACTGTGGTCGCCATCGTCCGGGCGCTCTTCGAGGCGGGGGTGCGCCCCGACGTCGAGGGCGAGTCGGTCTCGCACGGTCAGGCACAGCTGTCCCAGTTCGACGAGTATGTCGTCTACCCCGTGGTCTTCGACCGACTCGGCGAGTTCGCGGCCTCTGTGGCCAAGTCTGACGCCTAG
- a CDS encoding enoyl-CoA hydratase-related protein: protein MRWCRREGPRELTAEGVPDLSRRLREIYNPIVLAIRHSDKPFVAAVQGASAGLGVSLALACDLLLAAESSYLLLAFVGIAVMPDGGSTAFLSERLGLTRSEELCMLGRRLPADKAKAWGLVNAVHPPGQLQSAALGLARRLAAEDPRRMAYVKSMLSASVQHDLSRHLELEADLQQRHGATDDYEEGRAAFADKRRPHFSGT, encoded by the coding sequence CTGCGCTGGTGCCGACGTGAAGGACCCCGGGAGCTCACGGCTGAGGGTGTTCCGGACCTGTCCAGGCGGCTGCGGGAGATCTACAACCCCATCGTGCTGGCGATCCGACACTCGGACAAGCCGTTCGTCGCTGCCGTGCAGGGTGCGAGCGCCGGCCTGGGAGTCTCGCTGGCGCTCGCGTGCGACCTCCTGCTCGCCGCGGAGTCCTCCTATCTGCTGCTTGCGTTCGTCGGGATCGCGGTGATGCCCGACGGCGGCTCGACCGCGTTTCTCAGCGAGAGGCTGGGTCTGACGCGCTCGGAGGAGCTGTGCATGCTTGGACGCAGGCTGCCGGCGGACAAGGCGAAGGCGTGGGGCCTGGTCAACGCGGTGCATCCTCCCGGCCAGCTGCAGTCCGCGGCGCTCGGCCTGGCTCGACGGCTGGCTGCCGAGGATCCGCGCCGCATGGCCTACGTGAAGTCCATGCTCTCGGCCAGTGTCCAGCACGACCTGAGTCGCCATCTGGAACTCGAGGCCGACCTGCAGCAGCGGCACGGCGCGACCGACGACTACGAGGAGGGACGGGCGGCGTTCGCGGACAAGCGGCGCCCGCATTTCTCCGGCACCTGA
- a CDS encoding cytochrome P450 produces MSVKKLVEREYSFSNLAGVTVLRGYDDIAFVLKSSLVRPLKGDIPPEGIPFVKGAIVTTHGEEHLKRRRLYSSLFSNDALHYLYHHCSRPIVTQALTRLYETHRDESGPIVADMAQFAPRMLYRTTAVVAGIDLGETDEDVDTFSSVLEQYGPGISIEFYTDVEETIKKATEAKRRLIEDYMRPALARRRALVEAFRAGRIDRAELTRDVMTLWLLDDEFAERDEDTLFIEMGEFLYAGSRTTVRVLPHIINHVAEWTADHPEDADKTTDSDFLRGAISEALRFHALVPALLREATEDFELPSGEKVSKGEWLGLVYTDANRDAERFGEDADDFDPHRIERLGRGVSPWAFAFGGGAHMCIGRRLVTGGDWRRGSQASDRDIDGTVVAIVRALFEAGVRPAAGGGQHHFNAEAVLSDFDEYLSYPVEFTTLAEFVERHKSLSAG; encoded by the coding sequence ATGTCGGTCAAGAAGCTGGTCGAGCGCGAGTACTCGTTCTCCAACCTGGCAGGGGTGACCGTGCTGCGCGGGTATGACGACATCGCATTCGTGCTCAAGTCGTCCCTCGTGCGGCCGTTGAAGGGCGACATCCCTCCGGAGGGCATCCCCTTCGTTAAGGGTGCGATCGTGACCACCCATGGCGAGGAGCACCTGAAGCGACGGCGCCTCTACTCGTCGCTGTTCAGCAACGACGCCCTTCACTACCTCTATCACCACTGCAGCCGGCCTATCGTGACGCAGGCTCTCACGCGGCTCTACGAGACTCATCGTGACGAAAGCGGCCCGATCGTGGCTGACATGGCGCAGTTCGCCCCTCGCATGCTCTACCGGACCACGGCCGTCGTCGCCGGGATCGACCTCGGTGAGACCGATGAGGACGTGGACACCTTCAGTTCCGTGCTAGAGCAGTACGGTCCCGGCATCTCCATCGAGTTCTACACCGACGTCGAGGAGACCATCAAGAAGGCAACTGAGGCCAAGCGCAGGCTGATCGAGGACTACATGCGGCCGGCCCTAGCTCGTCGCCGCGCCCTTGTCGAGGCTTTCAGGGCGGGCCGCATCGACCGCGCCGAGCTCACCCGCGACGTGATGACGCTATGGCTCCTCGACGACGAGTTCGCTGAGCGCGATGAGGACACCCTGTTCATCGAGATGGGCGAGTTCCTCTACGCGGGCAGCCGCACCACCGTGCGGGTCCTGCCCCACATCATCAACCACGTTGCGGAGTGGACCGCCGATCACCCGGAGGACGCCGACAAGACGACCGACAGCGACTTCCTCCGCGGAGCCATCAGCGAGGCGCTGCGCTTCCACGCCCTCGTCCCCGCCCTCCTGCGTGAGGCGACCGAGGACTTCGAGCTGCCGAGTGGGGAGAAGGTATCCAAGGGTGAGTGGCTGGGCTTGGTCTATACCGACGCCAACCGCGATGCTGAGCGCTTCGGGGAGGACGCCGACGACTTCGACCCCCACCGGATCGAACGCCTCGGACGTGGCGTGTCGCCGTGGGCGTTCGCATTCGGGGGCGGCGCGCATATGTGCATCGGGCGCCGTCTGGTGACCGGCGGTGACTGGCGCCGCGGCAGCCAGGCATCCGACCGCGACATCGACGGCACGGTGGTGGCCATCGTGCGGGCACTGTTCGAAGCGGGGGTCCGTCCGGCTGCCGGCGGCGGCCAGCACCACTTCAATGCCGAGGCTGTTCTGTCCGATTTCGACGAATACCTCAGCTATCCCGTTGAGTTCACGACACTGGCGGAGTTCGTCGAACGTCACAAGTCGCTCTCCGCGGGGTAG